In Nitrosomonas ureae, the sequence CCTTCGCGCGTGCAATCGGTGAATACGGATCGGTTATTTTTATTGCCGGAAACATGCCGATGGTTTCTGAAATTACGCCGCTACTGATTGTCACCAAGCTGGAACAGTACGATTATGCGGGCGCCACAGCATTGTCGGTTGTGATGTTGGTAATTTCTTTCATTCTGTTATTGATTATTAATCTGCTGCAATGGTGGAGCCGGCGCCGCAGTGCACGGGCCTGAGAACAATTATGACGACTACCATTACATTTCCTTTATCCGGTAAAACTTTCCAGCAACGCGCTACGCAAGAGCCCTCCTGGGTACGTTGTTTCTTGATTGGATTGGCGTTGGCATTCTTAACATTATTCCTTTTCGTGCCATTGATTTCAGTTTTTTATGAAGCTTTCAAGAAAGGGGTAGATGTTTATCTGGCGGCAATCACCGATCCTGATGCGGTTTCCGCTATCAAACTGACCCTAACCGTGGCAGCGATAGCGGTACCACTGAATTTAGTGTTTGGTATCGCTGCTGCCTGGGCAATCGCCAAATTCGAGTTTCGCGGCAAAAACCTGCTAATCACGTTGATTGATTTGCCTTTTTCTGTCTCTCCGGTGGTTTCCGGGCTCATTTATGTGCTTGTGTTTGGATTGCAAGGGTGGCTGGGGCCTTGGTTGGCAGAGCATGACATCAAAATTATTTTTGCTGTTCCAGGCATCGTATTAGCGACTGTCTTCGTTACGGTACCGTTTATCGCGCGGGAATTAATTCCATTAATGCAAGCACAAGGAACCGAAGAGGAGGAAGCGGCCGTGGTATTGGGTGCAAGCGGCTGGCAAACCTTTTGCAAAATTACCTTACCCAATATCAAATGGGGACTATTGTATGGCGCCATTCTTTGTAATGCGCGGGCGATGGGTGAATTTGGCGCAGTATCGGTTGTTTCAGGACATATTCGCGGCAGTACCAATACCATGCCGTTGCATGTCGAGATTCTCTACAACGAATACAACTTTGCCGCTGCATTTGCAGTAGCTTCTTTGCTAGCTTTACTGGCTTTAGTCACACTGGCGCTAAAAACGCTAATTGAATTTCGCAACAAACAACATCAGACACAACGAGGTGATGAATGAGCATTGAAGTTATTAGTCTTTCCAAACAATTCGGAACGTTTACTGCGCTACATAATGTCAGCCTGCAAGTACACTCCGGCGAATTACTGGCGCTACTGGGACCGTCAGGCTCCGGCAAAACTACGTTACTGCGTGTAATTGCAGGGCTTGAAACAGCTGATAGCGGTCAGGTGCTATTTCACGGCGAAGACGCAACCGATCAACACGTACGCGAACGTCAAGTGGGATTTGTATTTCAGC encodes:
- the cysW gene encoding sulfate ABC transporter permease subunit CysW, yielding MTTTITFPLSGKTFQQRATQEPSWVRCFLIGLALAFLTLFLFVPLISVFYEAFKKGVDVYLAAITDPDAVSAIKLTLTVAAIAVPLNLVFGIAAAWAIAKFEFRGKNLLITLIDLPFSVSPVVSGLIYVLVFGLQGWLGPWLAEHDIKIIFAVPGIVLATVFVTVPFIARELIPLMQAQGTEEEEAAVVLGASGWQTFCKITLPNIKWGLLYGAILCNARAMGEFGAVSVVSGHIRGSTNTMPLHVEILYNEYNFAAAFAVASLLALLALVTLALKTLIEFRNKQHQTQRGDE